A portion of the Krasilnikovia cinnamomea genome contains these proteins:
- a CDS encoding phosphopantetheine-binding protein — protein MSTDDIDRTVAEVWADVLGVPEVQPTDGFFALGGHSLAALRVVYTLRDRLGVPLALRDLMAARTCADFAETVRAALRGDAPTRPLTPLVGRRGTR, from the coding sequence ATGTCCACTGACGACATCGACCGCACGGTGGCCGAGGTCTGGGCCGACGTGCTCGGGGTGCCCGAGGTGCAGCCGACCGACGGGTTCTTCGCCCTCGGCGGCCACTCGCTGGCCGCGCTGCGGGTCGTCTACACGCTGCGCGACCGGCTGGGTGTGCCGCTCGCCCTGCGCGACCTGATGGCGGCGCGCACCTGCGCCGACTTCGCCGAGACGGTCCGCGCCGCGCTGCGCGGCGACGCGCCCACCCGGCCGCTGACGCCGCTGGTCGGCCGCCGGGGCACCCGGTGA
- a CDS encoding cytochrome P450 translates to MTATTIDLTDPALWARDDIGALIDELRAVPVRRTETAQDGPVWSVLGYELGAQVLTDNRTFGSTGGSLLGTGGNPAGAGKMMALTDGPRHRELRAPVLPYFSPRGVRSLTERVDDLADAVIADAVAQGETDLVRMLAPVPLIVMCDLLGIPHDDRDLVVAVCDEAFLAHTPEQRRAGHQRLIPYLFEQVMRRRATPGDDLISTLAAHRIGGRRLSVEEVVLNLDNILVGGVQTVRHTAAMSLWTLIRHPEAWQRLRDGAVDLGTALDELLRYTSVGLHVLRTANQRTELGGEVIEAGDRVAVWVWAADHDPAVFDNPHELRLDRSPNRHLALGVGAHYCIGAPLARAELSAIFRALFRQVASIEPVDAPTYNQSIINFGLDRLPVRLHVR, encoded by the coding sequence ATGACCGCGACCACGATTGACCTCACCGACCCGGCCCTCTGGGCCCGCGACGACATCGGCGCGCTCATCGACGAGCTGCGCGCGGTGCCGGTGCGGCGCACCGAGACCGCGCAGGACGGGCCGGTCTGGTCCGTGCTCGGCTACGAGCTCGGCGCCCAGGTGCTCACCGACAACCGCACGTTCGGCTCGACCGGCGGCTCGCTGCTCGGCACCGGCGGCAACCCCGCCGGCGCCGGGAAGATGATGGCGCTCACCGACGGCCCCCGCCACCGGGAACTGCGCGCCCCGGTACTGCCGTACTTCTCCCCGCGCGGGGTGCGCAGCCTCACCGAACGGGTCGACGACCTCGCCGACGCGGTGATCGCCGACGCGGTCGCCCAGGGCGAGACGGATCTGGTGCGCATGCTGGCGCCGGTGCCGCTGATCGTCATGTGCGACCTGCTCGGCATCCCGCACGACGACCGGGACCTGGTCGTCGCGGTCTGCGACGAGGCGTTCCTGGCCCACACGCCGGAGCAGCGCCGGGCCGGCCACCAGCGGCTCATCCCCTACCTGTTCGAGCAGGTGATGCGCCGCCGGGCGACACCCGGCGACGACCTGATCAGTACGCTCGCCGCGCACCGGATCGGCGGCCGGCGGCTCTCCGTCGAGGAGGTGGTGCTGAACCTGGACAACATCCTGGTCGGTGGCGTGCAGACGGTCCGGCACACCGCGGCGATGAGCCTCTGGACGCTGATCCGCCACCCGGAGGCCTGGCAGCGGCTGCGCGACGGCGCGGTCGACCTCGGTACGGCCCTCGACGAGCTGCTCCGCTACACCTCGGTGGGGCTGCACGTGCTGCGCACCGCGAACCAGCGCACCGAGCTGGGCGGCGAGGTGATCGAGGCGGGCGACCGGGTGGCGGTCTGGGTCTGGGCCGCCGACCACGACCCGGCGGTGTTCGACAACCCGCACGAACTGCGCCTCGACCGGTCGCCGAACCGGCACCTGGCGCTCGGCGTCGGCGCGCACTACTGCATCGGCGCGCCGCTGGCCCGGGCCGAACTGAGCGCGATCTTCCGGGCGCTGTTCCGCCAGGTCGCCTCGATCGAGCCGGTCGACGCGCCGACCTACAACCAGTCGATCATCAACTTCGGGCTCGACCGGCTGCCGGTCCGGCTGCATGTCCGCTGA
- a CDS encoding thioesterase II family protein — MTATPTVSVPGDQVRPDVVDAWAYRPYPLPAGTPRVICFPHAGGDVTAFAPLAAALAPDLEVWAVRLPARGGRYTEAMPAGFDALVAAIVAGIGRHVRPDTVFYGQSLGALLGYEVARALPAGRRPRAMVAACAGAPDTWPGTVPADTLGAAALLRACGLEVDDAIRDLVVDTIRADLTVGRDYRYRPAPRPGFALHAVAATGDPMIRRADVARWATATTGPFSTSVEAGGHLLATPFSAGPATLLRRLGGRHDRDHD, encoded by the coding sequence GTGACCGCCACGCCGACGGTGTCCGTGCCGGGTGATCAGGTACGGCCGGACGTGGTGGACGCGTGGGCCTATCGGCCGTACCCGCTGCCGGCGGGCACCCCCCGGGTGATCTGCTTCCCGCATGCCGGTGGCGACGTCACCGCGTTCGCCCCCCTGGCCGCCGCGCTCGCCCCGGACCTCGAGGTCTGGGCGGTGCGGCTGCCGGCGCGCGGTGGCCGGTACACCGAGGCGATGCCCGCCGGCTTCGACGCGCTCGTCGCGGCGATCGTCGCGGGCATCGGCCGGCACGTCCGCCCCGACACGGTCTTCTACGGGCAGAGTCTGGGCGCGCTGCTCGGTTACGAGGTGGCCCGCGCGCTGCCGGCCGGCCGACGGCCCCGGGCCATGGTGGCCGCCTGCGCCGGGGCACCGGACACCTGGCCCGGCACGGTGCCCGCCGACACGCTCGGCGCCGCCGCGCTGCTGCGCGCCTGCGGCCTGGAGGTCGACGACGCGATCCGGGACCTGGTCGTCGACACGATCCGCGCCGACCTGACGGTGGGCCGCGACTACCGGTACCGGCCCGCACCACGGCCCGGGTTCGCCCTGCACGCGGTCGCCGCCACCGGTGACCCGATGATCCGCCGGGCCGACGTCGCCCGCTGGGCGACCGCCACCACCGGCCCGTTCAGCACCTCGGTCGAGGCGGGCGGGCACCTGCTGGCCACCCCGTTCTCCGCCGGACCCGCCACACTGCTCCGCCGTCTGGGAGGCCGCCATGACCGCGACCACGATTGA
- a CDS encoding non-ribosomal peptide synthetase, which translates to MHSRTAPVSGLQRGMWFLDRMHPGSAAYTVPWVFTFDRPVDAELLQRAVDRIVDRHEALRTTFTLGPDGPRQVVHDRLPVPLRRGGYPDLAAAIAGEAAFDLTTGPLLRAVLVDARTLLLTVHHIVWDGASAGVFERELAECYTAEHEGREPVLPALATQYADHATTPVDDADEQLDYWRAQLAGAPARLDVPADRHRPTAGNFAGRTREFDLPDGTGSRVRTLATTADATPFVVQLAAFAALLNRYTGAADLLIGAPVSTRNRPELTDLIGYFVNLVPLRVRVDRADSFRALVEQVRDTVFDAFGYPDVPFDAIVDAVRPERAAGVPPLVQVVFGAHVEDPAPLRFGPLAATRRVEHNGTSKFDLTWSTFDDGDLRGEVEFSTDLFDAATVDRMIGHWRTLLDAVLADPDRPLWSVSLDVPAAAPERDRAPAAHCLHHGFEAAADRFPDRPALTYGDTTISYATLEQRANRLAHALIAHGVRRGDRVGMLLDRTDLTVVTILAVLKAGAAYVPVDPAAPDDRAAFVFADTAVRLVVADREVPDGLVRLDPAVASDGALPAARPEVPVGPDDLAYLIFTSGSTGRPKAVAVAHRQVARLMASGLPHFDFAETDVWTLFHSCAFDWTVWEIWGALLHGGRLVVVPYLLSRSPEDFAGLLAAERVTMLCQTPSALRQLEAALRAAPRPLPALRWVMLGGEALDPAVVRRWHALSGGAPAPLCNLYGITETTVHVTTHDVTPDHFARSLIGAPMPHLSVTVRDAWLQPCPIGVPGEMYVEGAGLADGYWARPGLTAQRFLPAPGGGRMYRTGDLARRLADGGLEYLGRGDDQVKIRGFRIELGEIESVLAAHPAVDDAVVTVYRPDGDEPRLAGYVTARGPAPTYPQLREHLAAALPVHMIPATVTVLPALPVTVNGKLDRAALPAPTAERADAGTRYAAPATPAERLLTRAWSQVLGVTDVGAQDNFFHLGGDSIRAVQLAAALREQGWAVTLADLFTAPTPAALAPLLRPVDASAGRTRPFDGLTADEVAALPADVVDAYPMAAMQLGMIFHMELSGDAGGYHNVNSFRVAGRLDEAAMRTAVADVIARHPVLRTSLHVVGHRQPLQLVHARMPAPVEITDLRALSPADRDAAVTEVFDALCATRFDPRRPPLFRVCAQRLTDDEFQLTIAEHHAILDGWSFTSLLTELLDRHRDPHRPAAPPPESTFRDFVAAEQAAADSADSAAFWRERLAGASGALFSDRTDSTEATIELPRTVERLLPDAPAQLAAAAEAAGTPIKAVALAAHVTALHRITGRSRLTTGLSVNGRLEERGGTDAYGLFLNTVPLALDLDALGDGPELVRALHEIETALLPHRRVPFARLARYMAGARLETCFALLRFHQLGRAGIVDDARTGCEPTLRYEPTNFALGAALVQDPGSGRTLLAVDHLRSLVPDGVADAYADAFASALGDLATATTPTAGGSAHRPVESPGRN; encoded by the coding sequence GTGCACAGCCGCACAGCACCCGTGTCCGGCCTGCAACGAGGCATGTGGTTCCTGGACCGCATGCATCCCGGGTCCGCCGCGTACACCGTCCCCTGGGTGTTCACGTTCGACCGGCCGGTCGACGCGGAGCTGCTGCAGCGCGCCGTCGACCGGATCGTCGACCGGCACGAGGCGCTGCGCACCACGTTCACGCTCGGCCCGGACGGCCCCCGCCAGGTGGTGCACGACCGGCTGCCGGTGCCGCTGCGCCGCGGCGGCTACCCGGACCTGGCCGCCGCGATCGCCGGCGAGGCCGCGTTCGACCTGACCACCGGGCCGCTGCTGCGCGCCGTCCTGGTCGACGCCCGCACGCTGCTGCTGACCGTGCACCACATCGTCTGGGACGGCGCCTCGGCCGGCGTCTTCGAGCGGGAGCTGGCCGAGTGCTACACCGCCGAACACGAGGGACGCGAACCGGTCCTGCCCGCGCTGGCCACCCAGTACGCCGACCACGCGACGACGCCGGTGGACGACGCGGACGAGCAGCTCGACTACTGGCGCGCCCAGCTCGCCGGGGCGCCCGCCCGCCTCGACGTCCCCGCCGACCGGCACCGGCCGACCGCGGGGAACTTCGCCGGCCGTACGCGGGAATTCGACCTGCCCGACGGGACCGGGAGCCGCGTGCGGACCCTGGCCACGACGGCGGACGCGACGCCCTTCGTCGTGCAGCTCGCCGCGTTCGCGGCGCTGCTGAACCGCTACACCGGCGCCGCCGACCTGCTCATCGGCGCGCCGGTGAGCACGCGGAACCGGCCGGAGCTGACCGACCTGATCGGCTACTTCGTCAACCTGGTGCCGCTGCGGGTGCGGGTGGATCGCGCGGACAGCTTCCGGGCGCTGGTCGAGCAGGTGCGCGACACCGTCTTCGACGCGTTCGGCTACCCGGACGTGCCGTTCGACGCGATCGTCGACGCGGTGCGCCCGGAACGTGCGGCCGGGGTGCCGCCGCTGGTACAGGTGGTCTTCGGCGCGCACGTGGAGGACCCGGCTCCGCTGCGGTTCGGGCCGCTGGCCGCGACCCGCCGGGTGGAACACAACGGCACCAGCAAGTTCGACCTGACGTGGTCCACGTTCGACGACGGTGACCTGCGCGGCGAGGTCGAGTTCAGCACAGATCTGTTCGACGCGGCCACCGTGGACCGGATGATCGGGCACTGGCGCACGCTGCTCGACGCGGTCCTCGCCGACCCCGACCGGCCGCTGTGGTCGGTGTCGCTGGACGTGCCCGCCGCGGCGCCGGAACGCGACCGCGCGCCCGCGGCACACTGCCTGCACCACGGCTTCGAGGCGGCCGCCGACCGGTTCCCGGACCGGCCGGCGCTCACCTACGGCGACACCACCATCTCCTACGCCACGCTCGAGCAGCGGGCCAACCGGCTGGCGCACGCACTGATCGCCCACGGGGTGCGCCGCGGCGACCGGGTCGGCATGCTGCTCGACCGGACCGATCTCACCGTCGTCACCATCCTGGCCGTGCTCAAGGCCGGCGCCGCGTACGTGCCGGTGGATCCGGCGGCGCCGGACGACCGGGCCGCGTTCGTCTTCGCCGACACGGCGGTCCGGCTGGTGGTCGCCGACCGGGAGGTCCCGGACGGGCTCGTGCGCCTGGACCCGGCGGTCGCGTCCGACGGCGCCCTGCCCGCTGCGCGCCCCGAGGTGCCGGTCGGTCCGGACGACCTGGCCTACCTGATCTTCACCTCCGGCTCGACCGGCCGGCCGAAGGCGGTCGCCGTCGCGCACCGGCAGGTCGCCCGGCTGATGGCGTCCGGCCTGCCGCACTTCGACTTCGCCGAGACCGACGTGTGGACGCTGTTCCACTCCTGCGCGTTCGACTGGACGGTCTGGGAGATCTGGGGCGCCCTGCTGCACGGCGGCCGGCTCGTCGTGGTGCCGTACCTGCTCAGCCGCTCGCCGGAGGATTTCGCCGGGCTGCTCGCCGCCGAACGGGTGACGATGCTCTGCCAGACCCCGTCCGCGCTGCGGCAGCTGGAGGCCGCGCTGCGCGCCGCGCCGCGGCCGCTGCCGGCGCTGCGGTGGGTGATGCTCGGCGGCGAGGCGCTCGACCCGGCGGTGGTCCGCCGCTGGCACGCGCTGTCCGGCGGCGCCCCGGCGCCGCTGTGCAACCTGTACGGCATCACCGAGACGACAGTGCACGTCACCACGCACGACGTCACACCGGACCACTTCGCCCGCAGCCTGATCGGCGCGCCGATGCCGCACCTGTCCGTTACGGTCCGCGACGCCTGGCTGCAGCCGTGCCCGATCGGCGTCCCCGGCGAGATGTACGTGGAGGGCGCCGGGCTCGCCGACGGCTACTGGGCGCGCCCCGGCCTGACCGCGCAACGCTTCCTGCCCGCGCCCGGCGGCGGCCGGATGTACCGCACCGGCGACCTCGCCCGCCGGCTCGCCGACGGCGGCCTGGAATACCTGGGCCGCGGCGACGACCAGGTGAAGATCCGGGGCTTCCGGATCGAACTCGGCGAGATCGAGAGCGTGCTCGCCGCCCACCCCGCGGTCGACGACGCGGTGGTCACCGTGTACCGGCCGGACGGCGACGAACCGCGCCTGGCCGGGTACGTCACCGCCCGCGGCCCCGCACCCACCTACCCGCAGCTGCGCGAGCACCTCGCCGCCGCGCTGCCCGTGCACATGATCCCGGCGACGGTGACCGTGCTGCCCGCGCTGCCGGTGACCGTCAACGGCAAACTGGACCGGGCCGCGCTGCCCGCGCCGACCGCCGAGCGCGCCGACGCGGGCACCCGGTACGCGGCACCCGCCACCCCCGCCGAGCGGCTGCTGACCCGGGCCTGGAGCCAGGTCCTCGGCGTCACCGACGTCGGCGCGCAGGACAACTTCTTCCACCTCGGTGGTGACTCGATCCGGGCCGTGCAACTCGCGGCCGCGCTGCGCGAGCAGGGCTGGGCGGTCACCCTGGCCGACCTGTTCACCGCGCCCACCCCGGCCGCGCTCGCCCCGCTGCTGCGCCCGGTCGACGCGTCCGCCGGCCGCACCCGGCCGTTCGACGGGCTCACCGCGGACGAGGTGGCGGCGCTGCCCGCGGACGTGGTGGACGCGTACCCGATGGCCGCCATGCAACTCGGCATGATCTTCCACATGGAGCTGTCCGGCGACGCCGGCGGCTACCACAACGTCAACAGCTTCCGGGTCGCCGGCCGCCTCGACGAGGCGGCGATGCGGACCGCGGTCGCCGATGTGATCGCCCGGCACCCGGTGCTGCGTACCAGCCTGCACGTGGTCGGCCACCGGCAGCCGCTGCAGTTGGTGCACGCCCGGATGCCCGCCCCGGTCGAGATCACCGACCTGCGCGCGCTGTCGCCGGCGGACCGGGACGCCGCGGTCACCGAGGTCTTCGACGCGCTCTGCGCGACCCGCTTCGACCCGCGCCGGCCGCCGCTGTTCCGGGTGTGCGCGCAGCGGCTCACCGACGACGAGTTCCAGCTCACCATCGCCGAACACCACGCCATCCTGGACGGCTGGAGCTTCACCTCGCTGCTCACCGAACTCCTGGACCGGCACCGCGACCCGCACCGGCCGGCCGCGCCGCCACCGGAATCGACGTTCCGCGACTTCGTCGCCGCCGAACAGGCCGCCGCCGACTCCGCCGACAGCGCGGCGTTCTGGCGGGAACGGCTCGCCGGCGCCAGCGGCGCGCTGTTCTCCGACCGTACCGACTCGACCGAGGCCACCATCGAGCTGCCGCGCACCGTGGAACGGCTGCTGCCGGACGCACCGGCGCAGCTCGCCGCGGCCGCCGAGGCGGCCGGCACGCCGATCAAGGCGGTCGCGCTCGCCGCGCACGTCACCGCGCTGCACCGGATCACCGGCCGCAGCCGGCTCACCACCGGGTTGTCGGTCAACGGCCGGCTGGAGGAGCGCGGCGGCACCGACGCGTACGGGTTGTTCCTCAACACCGTCCCGCTCGCGCTCGACCTCGACGCGCTCGGCGACGGACCGGAGCTGGTCCGGGCCCTGCACGAGATCGAGACCGCGCTGCTGCCGCACCGGCGCGTGCCGTTCGCCCGGCTGGCCCGGTACATGGCCGGCGCCCGCCTGGAGACCTGCTTCGCGCTGCTGCGATTCCACCAGCTCGGCCGTGCCGGCATCGTCGACGACGCCCGCACCGGATGCGAGCCGACGCTGCGCTACGAGCCGACGAACTTCGCGCTCGGCGCCGCCCTGGTCCAGGACCCCGGCTCCGGGCGCACCCTGCTCGCCGTCGACCACCTGCGCTCGCTGGTGCCCGACGGTGTGGCCGACGCCTACGCGGACGCGTTCGCGTCGGCCCTCGGCGACCTGGCCACCGCCACCACGCCCACGGCCGGTGGGAGCGCCCACCGGCCCGTCGAATCCCCTGGGAGGAACTAA
- a CDS encoding MFS transporter, translating into MTQTQIRPPKRTATGWGRVSLLLAGQGTSLVGDQVFFIAVVWAAAELGGTAAVTWVTLAESVPRALAMIFGGAVCDAFGPRAVLLRTTGVRVGVLAAASAVALTAESVPLLVAVAAVEGALLGLGTPSFGSLMPRMVPAAELGRANSLRTMVGRFAPIVGSPFGAWLVATGHLAGALAVVCVGCAVSLGCLLPATRALTPPPPTTGPRVPLWRRSGDGLALLRHDRRLRMLFLSSLCLDVAFAWPMNPGLPAVMIDRGWGVAAVGILIACWAVGALASAGLGALLGDRIPVPIRLVGGATGIAILLTVMIFAPTLPLMAAVAAALGFCSGQNGPAAVTLYQQAAPPDRLGAAMALVALSGIGCAPLAYAAIGALASLTSPTVAWTASALVAVGGPVAAARALRIPPAQQ; encoded by the coding sequence GTGACCCAGACGCAGATCCGTCCGCCGAAGCGCACCGCCACCGGCTGGGGCCGGGTGAGCCTGCTGCTCGCCGGGCAGGGCACCTCCCTCGTCGGTGACCAGGTGTTCTTCATCGCCGTGGTGTGGGCCGCCGCCGAACTCGGCGGCACCGCCGCGGTCACCTGGGTGACGCTCGCCGAGTCGGTGCCCCGGGCCCTGGCGATGATCTTCGGCGGCGCGGTCTGCGACGCGTTCGGGCCACGCGCGGTGTTGCTGCGCACCACCGGGGTACGGGTCGGTGTGCTCGCCGCGGCGTCCGCGGTGGCGCTCACCGCCGAGTCGGTGCCGCTGCTGGTGGCGGTCGCCGCGGTGGAGGGGGCCCTGCTCGGGCTCGGCACGCCGTCGTTCGGCTCGCTGATGCCCCGGATGGTCCCGGCCGCCGAACTCGGCCGGGCCAACTCGCTGCGCACCATGGTCGGCAGGTTCGCGCCGATCGTCGGCTCGCCGTTCGGCGCCTGGCTCGTCGCCACCGGCCACCTCGCCGGCGCGCTCGCCGTGGTCTGCGTCGGCTGCGCGGTCTCGCTCGGCTGCCTGCTGCCGGCCACCCGGGCGCTCACCCCGCCGCCGCCCACGACGGGCCCCCGGGTGCCGCTCTGGCGCCGCTCCGGTGACGGTCTGGCCCTGCTGCGCCACGACCGGCGGCTGCGGATGCTCTTCCTCTCCTCACTCTGCCTGGATGTCGCGTTCGCCTGGCCGATGAACCCGGGCCTGCCCGCCGTCATGATCGACCGGGGTTGGGGCGTCGCCGCCGTCGGCATCCTGATCGCCTGCTGGGCGGTGGGCGCCCTCGCCTCCGCCGGGCTCGGCGCGCTGCTCGGCGACCGGATCCCGGTCCCGATCCGGCTGGTCGGCGGCGCCACCGGCATCGCCATCCTGCTCACCGTCATGATCTTCGCGCCGACACTGCCGCTGATGGCCGCCGTCGCGGCCGCGCTCGGCTTCTGCTCCGGCCAGAACGGCCCGGCCGCCGTCACCCTGTACCAGCAGGCCGCCCCGCCGGACCGGCTCGGTGCCGCGATGGCACTGGTCGCGCTCTCCGGCATCGGCTGCGCGCCGCTGGCGTACGCGGCCATCGGTGCGCTGGCCAGTCTCACCTCCCCCACCGTCGCCTGGACAGCCAGCGCCCTGGTCGCCGTCGGCGGTCCGGTCGCCGCCGCTCGGGCGCTTCGCATCCCTCCCGCCCAGCAGTGA
- a CDS encoding MbtH family protein: protein MDAFETFTVLINDEEQYSIWPTDLDVPAGWRPVGVTGTQEQCVAHIDEVWTDIRPKSLRDALATA, encoded by the coding sequence ATGGACGCGTTCGAGACCTTCACCGTGCTCATCAACGACGAGGAGCAGTACTCGATCTGGCCGACCGACCTGGACGTGCCGGCCGGGTGGCGCCCGGTGGGCGTGACCGGCACCCAGGAGCAGTGCGTCGCGCACATCGACGAGGTCTGGACCGACATCCGCCCGAAGAGCCTGCGCGACGCGCTCGCGACGGCCTGA